AAGAAAAAGTTTCTAGAATGTCAATATCTATTAAAAAATGATTGTAATAGAAAAATATACAAACTTAAAAAAGTATTAATAATGGGAAATAAGGATAATACAAATTTATAGTTACCTTTTTTATAATAATCAATACTATTTCTAATACAAAGTACTATAATAGTGAGCATGAGTGGACAGTATATTAAATAAAGGTATATACCTTGATATTTTCTGAGTAGATATCCATATTCTAAAGGCTATTCACGTACAACTATTTGACTTTGAGAATTAATTCCTAATCAAAATGATGTGATATATTTCTTTGAAAATGCTGTGGAAGTTCAAAATTATAGACCTATACACCCCAATCTATTGCTTCTTCCAATCCTAAATCCTTCATATGTTTGATACCCCATTCACGGAGTTGTGAGGCTAAAGGAATGATGCTGAAACCTATTTCTGTGAGGCTATACTCTACTGTTGGCGGAACAGTAGCATAAGGTTTTCTAGTAATCAATCCGTTGGCTTCCAAGTCTTTAAGTTGTGTAGTGAGCATCGTAGGTGTAATGCCTATGACACTTCTTTCCAATTCCTTAAATCGTTTAGGACTTACCAAAGAAAGTTGGTAAATGATTGCCATTTTCCATTTTCCACCTAATAATTCAAGGGTGTGTTGCAAAGGACAAACTTTTTTTTCCATATTCTAAAAAATATATATCTGATAATCAATATTACTACATTTTACAATACTAATACAGTTTTAGTATACTACTTGTAAAAGTATAGTATTGGATTTAAATTTGCAAAGAATCTAAAAAATCATTTTAAATAAATAGAGCATGACAGACAAATTTCAAATTTTTGAGTTAATGAATAATTATATTCTCTCAATTGATAGCCACAACAACGAACAGTTTGCAGATAACTTCACAGATGATGGCATTTATGAAAGCCCTTGGGGTGTTGCTGAAGGTAGAGAAGCCATTATAGGCAACATCAACTATTGGCACAGTTCGGGCATTACTAAAGGTAAACGTCATTTCATTGGTTCGGTACGCATACTTGAAATAAATGGAGAAACTGCGAAAGTAGAGAGTAATTATTGGATAGCTGAAGCTGAAATAGCCCCAGCTATTGTAGCAACAGGTTATTATATAGATGTTGTGAAAAAAGTAAATGGCGTTTGGAAATTAGCATATCGTAAACAAGTGGTAGATTCAAGTTTCAAAATGAATAGTTAAAACTAATTCTTGCTTCACATGAAAATCATTTTGCGAAAAAATAAAGACAGAATACATAAAAAAGATGCTTGGAAAAAGAGTGCCTATTCCTTTGTACCTTATCAAACTCATTTTGGCGAACTTTGTGGTTTTGCTGATGATATTGTGGAAGCAGGGCAAGGTTTTGGTATGCACCCACATCAAAATATGGAAATTACCACCATAGTTTTTGAAGGCAAGCAAGCCCACAAGGATAACACAGGAAGTGAAGGAACGATTGACAAAAATTGTGTACAAACTATGAGTGCAGGTACAGGTATTATGCATAGCGAATTTAATGCTTCGCAAACTGAGCCTTTCCATAGTTATCAGATTTGGGTGTATCCTAAAGAAAAAGATGTTTTGCCAAAACACGAAAAATATCTTTTTAATTCTGACGACAAACTCAATAAAATTTTATTGGTGATTTCACCTGACAAACGAAATAACACAGCAGGGATTAATCAAGATGCATTTTTTAGTTTATTGGAATTGGAAGAGGGCAAAAGCCTTTCTTATTTTATGCACTTGCCTACCAATGGTGTATATATTCATACAGTAGCAGGCAAGGTTTTAATAGAAAACAATGAGCTAAACACAGGTGATGCAATTGGTATTTTTGAAACTGAAAAAGTATATATTGAAGCCACTGAAAACACACATCTTATTTTTGTAGAAGTACCTATGACAAAAGGTGTAAATCTCTTATAATGAAAACTTTAATGCTGATTTTATTATTTGCAACCCTATTTATTTACCACTCAAAACAATACTCTAAAACAATGGAAAATAATCTATTATCAGAATATATTTCGCCTGCTCCTGATGCCAAAGTATTAATATTATTTGGTGGTAATCCATACAGACGAGATGAAGTAATTAGACAAATGATTACACTTTCGAAGGTAAGTATTTATGGTATTTTAAGTGAAGAAGAAGGTATGCAAAAATTGACTGAACTTCCTAAAGTTGATTTGGTGTTGATTGGTGGTAGGTACTCAGACGAGCAAAGAGTGCGGATTCGTACTTATGTAAAAGCCAATTTACCCAATACTTTTATCACTGAACCTGGTTATGATTATGCTTATGATAGCGTTGAGATTTTAAAAGATGTAAAATTGAAGTTACAAATTAATTAAAATATAGAATTCATGGGAACTATCTAAAAATACTTAGACAGTTTCCATGATATAGCTAATAAAATAGTTCAGAACATAGGTGTTTTTATACTTTTTTAGTATATATATTTTTAGATTATTTCATAGACTTTAAAACTGAAACTCCCACCCAATATGAGCTGTAATTACGGGCATTAGCTTTCGTGTCCTTTTTTCTTCTTGATTGATTACTATTTTATTGGTACCCAATACAGGCATCTGTACTCCTGCCCAAGGCAGTAGATACAATCCTAATTTTTTAAATGGAAACCACTGAAATCCGACTTGTGGCGTTAAAACAAAATGATTGGCTTCACCTTTGTATTGGTTTACCTGATTATACAGAAATTGATTCCATTGTATTCTTAAACCTGGTTGTAAGCCTCCTCTTTTAAGTCCAAATCTAAATTGATATTGAGCCTCAATGCCTAATCCATTCCATTGTGTTTCCCAGTCGTCTCCTTCAAAATCATTTGTCAATAGAATAGTTTTACCAAAATTACCACTCCACCTACCCGAATATCCCAAAATGCCCCAACGCAATCTAGGAAACTTGGCTAATCTCATATTGATGTTAGCATCAAATCCTACACCATTGGGCAATGTACCTATCCAGAAAGCAGGGTCAGTTTCTACAGAAAGATAAACTCCAGTGTTTTTTTCAGTATTTTGAGCATAAGTTGCTGATAGTGAAAACAATGACATCATCAGAATTATTATGCTTTTAGCAAGCAGGTTTTGTTTTTTAGCAAGATAGTGAAAAGCATTTTTTACAGCTTCTTGTGAGGGTTTAGGATTAAAACCCTGTTCTTCCCTTGCCTTAGAAATATTGCGAACAGAAGCCCTTACAGGTATTCCTTTTTCTAGCAATAAACGAACTAAATTATTCCCTAAATGTCCGTTTGCACCACTAACAAGTGCTAAGTTATTTTGTACCATATTGTCTTTGCATTAAATGATGATACAAAGTTCTATGGTTCTTCATTAAAAACGCTTCACAAATGTTACCTAATAATTTGCTTTCGTATTCTACTCAAACTTTTAGGATTCATCCCTAAAAAAGAAGCAATGTATTGTAAAGGCACATTATGTAAGACAGTAGGATAATTTTCCATTAACTTAAAATATCGCTGTTCAGCAGTAAGTGTTGCTAAATCTTTGGTACGCTGTTCGTTGTAAATAATAGATTGCTGAAATACCCAAATACTAAAATCTTTGAGTCTTTGGCTCTGTTCCATTAGAACATCTAAATCTTCTTTTGTGATTCGTAGTAATTGAGACTCTGTTATACATTCTAAGTTTTCGGTTGCTTTAGTCTGATGAATAAAATCGAAATAAGCAGTAATGAACCCTGGTGGACAGTTAATATGAGTTGTGATTTCATTACCTTCTCTATCATAATAGAACAATCGTAAATAACCTTCTACAATAAAATACAAGTACTTAGGGATTTTTCCTTCTTCTTCTATAATACGATTTTTAGGTAACAAAACAGGTTCAAAGTATTTTTCACACAATATTTTATCTTGTTGTGCCAAAGAAGATTTTTGACTAATCAGGTTATATAGTTTTTCTAACATTCAAACTTCAAAATAAATGTTTTATGAAATATAAATCTACCTTTTTTAAATACCTTTCTAGCAGCATAAGGCTTACTTGAAGCCTTATGTGCTACAATTTTTCATTAATTTAATAAGTTTTAACCCCTCATACCATTTTTCTATTCATTATCAGTCAATTTTCGTTTTTAGTAATTTTACACCAACTACTAATAGCCAAATGATCCATAAAGTACTCCCAATAAAACCCGCCCATGAAAACACGAAAATATTTGGCATTACTGAGGCAAATAGTTCTGTTTGTGCAAATAGATAAATAAATGAAGAAATGTAACCAAGCCAAACTACCCACTTTGGAAACAATTTGAGTTGTGCAAAAGCAGAAGTCATCATAATTATCCAGACAATAGTAAACAATTGTCCTATATGTTCTCCCAAAACTACACCACCATATTGATGTACAACTTGAAATGCAACTTTAACAGATTCCTTGGTCATTTCGTTTCCTTTTACAAAATTGTTGGCTAAAACAGGTACTACAAAAGTCCAACGTAGTAAGCCAATCATTTGTACTAATAAACTGACTACTCCCAGAATTGTAGCCCAACGAACAAAATAAAATTTTTGTTCTAATTTTTGCCCTATCAGGATGTAAGCTTTCAAAAGTGGCAATCCTAAAATAGCAAATGCCCACCAAGTCCAAATTAGTCGATTACCACCTTCCTGAAATTTTGTTAATATTACTTCTGTTTCCTGCCTCAAAATTTCAGGATAATCAAAAATAATGGTTAAAATAATATAAGGAATAAGTACCCCCAAAGCACCTAAAATGAACAAAATTCCGATTTTTTTCTCTGTATTCATTGTGTTAATTATTTAAAAATTAAAAGCAGTTCCAAATGATAAAGCTCCAAAACGCCAGTTATCATTACCAATATCATTTACTTCAACACGTGTATTGGCTAATTGGTATCCGACCTTTAATTCAATTGCTTTACTTTTAGTTTTGAATGGTGTAAATGCATAACCTACTTCAAATCCTACAACAGAACCTATTCCAAATTGATGAAAGAAATTTTGTTCACCATTGCTGTTGAGATATCTATTTTTGGTAAGAACAGCCGCTATTCCGAAATCGGTTTTGATAAATAAATTACTTTTTTCCAAGGGATAATATTTAGCAGCAACACCTGCAGTAATAAAATTGAAAAAATAGGCTTCTTCATATCCACTTTTTTCGGGATTGGAACTTGTTTGTGCATTTCTTACAATAGCACCTACCATCAATCCTTTCACTTTTTCTATTGGCTTATAAAATCCAATAGAAAAAGTATAGCCTGAACTTCTTGAATAACTGCCCACATTTTTTCTGCTACCCATTTCATCAATATAATATGATTGTTGCTCATCTCTCAATCCTTTCGCTCTAAGTAATTCTTTACCTTTATTGAAAAATGGAAGTACATAACCAATTCCAACTTCAACTTTCGTAGCTTGAGAAAGTGGATTTTGTGCCTTAACTGAAAATATACTTATTGAAAAGACCATAAGTAAGCCTAAAATTATTTTGTTTTTCATAATGTTAAAATTTGAATGAATAGCTAACGCTTGGTGTTGGATTAATTTTGAGGTTTGGTCCTTTAGCTACAAGAGCAATT
This portion of the bacterium 336/3 genome encodes:
- a CDS encoding cyclic nucleotide-binding protein, yielding MLEKLYNLISQKSSLAQQDKILCEKYFEPVLLPKNRIIEEEGKIPKYLYFIVEGYLRLFYYDREGNEITTHINCPPGFITAYFDFIHQTKATENLECITESQLLRITKEDLDVLMEQSQRLKDFSIWVFQQSIIYNEQRTKDLATLTAEQRYFKLMENYPTVLHNVPLQYIASFLGMNPKSLSRIRKQIIR